The following proteins are co-located in the Sphingomonas donggukensis genome:
- a CDS encoding NAD(P)/FAD-dependent oxidoreductase: MQPDRQDLASRTDTAPVRADVVIVGAGHAGAACAIALRQQGFPGSILVIGGEAELPYERPPLSKEYLQGTRPFERMLIRPPAFWRERAVDFRLGTQVVAVDAAARSVATVAGDTIGYDTLVWAAGGAPRRLACEGAGLPGVHTVRTRADVDRMRAELGAAQRIAVIGGGYIGLEAAAVVAGMGKPVVLIEALDRVLSRVAGPALSAFFERAHRARGVEIRVGTAVQRLAGEARVTGVVLADEAVVPADLVVVGVGIAPAVAPLLAAGAIGGDGVEVDAQCRTSLPHVFAIGDCARHANRYAGGARIRLESVQNANDQAGVAARAIAGVPAAYDAVPWFWSNQYDLKLQTVGLSTGHDAAVVRGDPDAAGFSVVYLREGRVIALDCVNAVRDYAQGRKLVEGGASPDPAALADTGIPLRDLA; encoded by the coding sequence ATGCAGCCCGACCGCCAAGACCTTGCCTCCAGGACCGACACCGCGCCCGTGCGCGCCGACGTCGTCATCGTCGGGGCGGGCCATGCCGGGGCGGCATGTGCGATTGCGCTCCGGCAGCAGGGCTTCCCCGGATCGATCCTGGTGATCGGCGGCGAGGCCGAGCTTCCCTATGAGCGGCCCCCGCTGTCGAAGGAGTATCTGCAGGGCACCAGGCCGTTCGAGCGCATGCTGATCCGGCCGCCCGCTTTCTGGCGCGAGCGCGCCGTCGATTTCCGGCTGGGGACGCAGGTGGTCGCGGTCGATGCGGCGGCGCGATCGGTGGCGACGGTGGCGGGCGATACGATCGGCTATGATACGCTCGTCTGGGCTGCCGGGGGCGCGCCGCGGCGGCTGGCGTGCGAGGGCGCGGGGCTGCCCGGCGTCCACACCGTCCGCACCCGCGCCGACGTCGACCGGATGCGCGCAGAGCTAGGCGCGGCGCAGCGTATCGCGGTGATCGGCGGCGGCTATATCGGGCTGGAGGCGGCGGCGGTCGTCGCGGGGATGGGCAAGCCGGTGGTGCTGATCGAGGCGCTCGACCGCGTGCTGTCGCGGGTCGCGGGGCCGGCGCTGTCGGCGTTCTTCGAACGCGCCCACCGTGCCCGCGGCGTCGAGATCCGCGTCGGTACGGCGGTGCAGCGGCTGGCGGGCGAGGCGCGCGTGACCGGGGTCGTACTGGCGGACGAAGCGGTCGTGCCGGCGGACCTGGTGGTCGTCGGCGTCGGCATCGCGCCCGCGGTCGCGCCGCTGCTGGCCGCCGGGGCGATCGGCGGCGACGGCGTGGAGGTCGATGCGCAGTGCCGCACCAGCCTGCCGCACGTCTTCGCGATCGGCGACTGCGCGCGCCACGCCAATCGCTATGCCGGGGGCGCCCGCATCCGCCTGGAATCGGTGCAGAATGCCAACGACCAGGCCGGGGTCGCCGCGCGCGCGATCGCTGGCGTGCCGGCCGCGTATGACGCGGTGCCGTGGTTCTGGTCGAACCAGTACGACCTGAAGCTCCAGACCGTCGGGTTGTCGACCGGCCACGACGCCGCCGTCGTGCGCGGCGATCCCGACGCCGCCGGCTTCTCGGTCGTGTATCTGAGGGAGGGGCGGGTGATCGCGCTCGACTGCGTCAACGCCGTGCGCGACTATGCGCAGGGTCGCAAGCTCGTCGAGGGCGGGGCGTCCCCCGATCCGGCGGCGCTGGCCGACACCGGCATTCCGTTGCGCGACCTCGCCTGA
- a CDS encoding energy transducer TonB yields MSSYRPQARDRLPALIVTGVLQAALLWALIAGLAVSVRQGVSEDLALFSVPPPKPPPPVQKVEKRPNPSHRPEGAASPPNLRSRATEIVAPKVEIIFPPPVVTAPAPSIGMDASTGYADIAGPGTGAGGVGNGTGSGDGGDGDGAGGDETPPRWIGGRMSDRDFPDALRETTNGGVVGVRYTVLTTGRVGNCRITRSSGVPLLDQTTCRLITQRFRFRPSRDAAGRPVDSEIVENHEWVNEMTAADFEEPPPQRRRRGW; encoded by the coding sequence ATGTCCAGCTATCGCCCCCAAGCGCGGGATCGCCTGCCCGCCCTGATCGTCACCGGCGTCTTGCAGGCGGCGTTGCTGTGGGCGCTGATCGCGGGGCTCGCGGTCAGTGTCCGGCAGGGGGTGAGCGAGGATCTGGCGCTGTTCAGCGTGCCGCCGCCAAAGCCGCCGCCGCCGGTGCAGAAGGTCGAGAAGCGCCCCAACCCTTCGCACCGGCCCGAGGGCGCCGCGTCGCCGCCCAACCTCCGCTCCCGCGCGACCGAGATCGTCGCGCCGAAGGTCGAGATCATCTTCCCCCCGCCCGTCGTTACGGCGCCCGCGCCCAGCATCGGCATGGACGCCAGCACCGGCTATGCCGACATCGCAGGCCCGGGCACCGGTGCAGGCGGGGTCGGCAACGGTACCGGTAGCGGCGACGGCGGCGATGGCGACGGCGCGGGCGGGGACGAGACGCCGCCGCGCTGGATCGGGGGGCGGATGAGCGACCGCGACTTCCCCGACGCCCTGCGCGAGACGACGAACGGTGGCGTGGTCGGCGTGCGCTACACCGTGCTCACCACCGGGCGCGTCGGCAATTGCCGCATCACCCGTTCGAGCGGCGTGCCCCTGCTCGACCAGACCACCTGCCGCCTCATCACCCAACGCTTCCGCTTCCGCCCCTCCCGCGACGCTGCGGGTCGCCCGGTCGATTCGGAGATCGTCGAGAACCACGAGTGGGTGAACGAGATGACCGCGGCGGACTTCGAGGAGCCCCCGCCCCAGCGGCGCCGGCGCGGGTGGTAA
- a CDS encoding aldo/keto reductase, translated as MTPRRLGSTDLEIAPLVLGGNVFGWTADEATSFAILDAFVDAGGTMIDTADVYSAWVPGHSGGESEGVIGRWLKRSGKRDAVLLATKVGMLPGDGGEKLAPTRIAAAVEASLRRLGTDRIDLYYAHQDDDAVPQDAVLEAFGRLVDAGKVRLVGASNFHAMRLKSANDIAQGAKLPHYRVLQPEYNLVSRRKFEGELQDYCIEHNIAVLPYYGLASGFLTGKYRSSDDLGKSVRGGRMTELLEGKGGAVLAAMDAVAAETGATLAQIALAWLMAQPGVTAPIASATSVEQLRELTGAWDVTLSKDQLDRLTSAGA; from the coding sequence GTGACGCCGCGCCGGCTGGGATCGACCGACCTCGAGATCGCACCGCTGGTGCTTGGCGGCAACGTCTTCGGCTGGACGGCGGACGAGGCGACGAGCTTCGCGATCCTCGATGCCTTCGTCGATGCTGGCGGCACGATGATCGACACCGCCGACGTCTATTCGGCGTGGGTGCCGGGCCACAGCGGCGGCGAATCCGAAGGCGTGATCGGGCGCTGGCTGAAACGATCGGGCAAGCGCGACGCGGTGCTGCTGGCGACGAAGGTCGGCATGCTGCCCGGCGACGGCGGCGAAAAGCTGGCGCCGACGCGCATCGCCGCCGCGGTCGAGGCGTCTCTGAGGCGGCTCGGGACCGATCGCATCGATCTTTATTATGCGCACCAGGACGACGATGCGGTACCGCAGGATGCGGTGCTCGAAGCGTTCGGGCGGCTGGTCGATGCCGGCAAGGTTCGCCTCGTCGGCGCGTCCAATTTCCATGCGATGCGGCTGAAATCGGCGAACGATATCGCACAGGGCGCCAAGCTGCCGCATTACCGCGTGCTCCAGCCCGAATATAACCTCGTCAGCCGCCGCAAGTTCGAGGGCGAGCTGCAGGATTATTGCATCGAGCACAACATTGCGGTGCTTCCGTACTATGGCCTGGCCTCTGGCTTCCTGACCGGCAAGTATCGCTCCTCCGACGACCTCGGCAAAAGCGTACGCGGCGGACGGATGACCGAGTTGCTGGAGGGCAAGGGCGGCGCGGTGCTGGCGGCGATGGACGCGGTCGCCGCCGAGACCGGCGCGACGCTCGCCCAGATCGCGCTCGCCTGGCTGATGGCGCAGCCCGGCGTCACCGCCCCGATCGCGAGCGCGACCAGCGTCGAACAACTGCGCGAGCTGACCGGTGCGTGGGACGTGACGCTGTCCAAGGACCAGCTCGACCGGCTGACGTCCGCGGGCGCCTGA
- a CDS encoding ArsR/SmtB family transcription factor, producing the protein MTTALDIFRALADATRLRILALLRSMELSVGELAQVLGQSQPRVSRHVKILCDAGLAERRKEGSWVFVALGEAERVDPVLDALDQWHLAETDHWAIADSARLAAVRADRAASAAEWFEAHAREWDAIRSLHVAEDQVEAAMARVLGVDGSDAVPLGRIIDIGTGTGRMLELFAPRADRALGIDRSSEMLRLARAKLHGQPNADLRQADLYALPMADAEADLAILHHVLHFAQQPGAAIGEAARVLRAGGRLLIADFAPHDREELRLRDAHTRLGFSDDQLLGWFEAAGLAPVQVETLEGGELTVKLWLARKVATGMKEVKAA; encoded by the coding sequence ATGACCACCGCACTCGACATCTTCCGGGCTCTTGCCGACGCCACCCGCCTGCGCATCCTGGCGCTGCTGCGGTCGATGGAGCTGTCGGTGGGCGAACTGGCGCAGGTGCTGGGGCAAAGCCAGCCCCGGGTCAGCCGGCATGTGAAGATCTTGTGCGACGCCGGGCTTGCCGAGCGGCGCAAGGAAGGCAGCTGGGTGTTCGTGGCACTGGGCGAAGCGGAACGGGTCGATCCCGTGCTCGACGCGCTCGACCAGTGGCACCTTGCCGAAACCGATCACTGGGCGATCGCCGACAGCGCGCGGCTGGCCGCAGTGCGTGCCGACCGCGCGGCGTCGGCGGCGGAATGGTTCGAGGCGCACGCCCGCGAATGGGACGCGATCCGCTCGCTCCATGTTGCCGAGGACCAGGTCGAAGCGGCGATGGCGCGGGTGCTGGGCGTCGATGGCAGCGATGCCGTGCCGCTCGGACGGATCATCGACATCGGCACCGGCACCGGGCGCATGCTGGAGCTGTTCGCCCCGCGCGCCGACCGCGCGCTCGGCATCGACCGGTCGTCGGAGATGCTGCGGCTAGCGCGCGCGAAGCTGCACGGACAGCCAAATGCCGACCTGCGCCAGGCCGATCTCTACGCGCTGCCGATGGCGGATGCGGAGGCCGATCTGGCGATCCTGCACCACGTCCTGCATTTCGCGCAGCAGCCGGGTGCCGCGATCGGTGAGGCGGCGCGGGTGCTGCGCGCCGGCGGGCGGCTGCTGATCGCCGATTTCGCGCCGCACGACCGCGAGGAGCTGCGCCTGCGCGACGCGCATACGCGCCTGGGCTTCTCCGACGATCAGCTGCTCGGCTGGTTCGAGGCCGCGGGCCTGGCGCCGGTGCAGGTCGAAACGCTGGAGGGCGGCGAACTGACCGTGAAACTATGGCTGGCGCGCAAGGTCGCGACCGGCATGAAAGAGGTGAAGGCAGCGTGA
- the metF gene encoding methylenetetrahydrofolate reductase [NAD(P)H] encodes MTLSLGQLEEARRAQADHDSAIALNAPLFADVAGDAQVSFEFFPPKTEKMEATLWESVQTLSPLAPRFVSVTYGAGGTTRERTHATVARIARETNIPAAAHLTCVEATREEIDAVANDYWEAGVRHIVALRGDPPTAGTKFVSPAGGYENAAALVAGLKRLHPFEISVAAYPECHPDSPDAGHDLDNLKRKLDAGASRAITQFFFEPETFFRFRDAVAAAGISAEIVPGIMPVMSFASVVRMSAMCGTDVPAWMGRLFEGLDDRPAARQLVAATVAAELCRKLYAGGERAFHFYTLNRAELSYAICHLLGIRPDPALEETAA; translated from the coding sequence GTGACATTATCCCTGGGCCAGCTGGAAGAAGCGCGTCGCGCCCAAGCCGACCATGACAGCGCGATCGCGCTGAACGCGCCGCTGTTCGCCGATGTCGCCGGCGACGCACAGGTGAGTTTCGAATTCTTCCCGCCCAAGACCGAGAAGATGGAAGCGACGCTGTGGGAGTCGGTGCAGACATTGAGCCCGCTTGCCCCGCGCTTCGTGTCGGTCACCTACGGCGCCGGCGGCACCACGCGAGAGCGCACCCACGCGACCGTCGCCCGCATCGCGCGGGAAACGAACATTCCGGCGGCGGCGCATCTGACCTGCGTCGAGGCGACGCGCGAGGAAATCGACGCGGTCGCAAACGATTACTGGGAAGCCGGCGTGCGCCACATCGTCGCGCTGCGCGGCGATCCGCCGACGGCGGGCACGAAATTCGTGTCGCCGGCGGGCGGCTACGAGAACGCCGCCGCGCTGGTCGCGGGGCTGAAGCGGCTGCACCCGTTCGAAATCTCGGTCGCCGCCTATCCCGAATGCCACCCGGATTCGCCCGACGCCGGCCATGACCTCGACAATCTGAAGCGCAAGCTGGACGCGGGCGCCAGCCGCGCGATCACGCAATTCTTCTTCGAGCCCGAAACCTTCTTCCGCTTCCGCGACGCGGTGGCGGCGGCGGGGATTTCGGCGGAGATCGTGCCGGGCATCATGCCGGTAATGAGCTTCGCCAGCGTCGTCCGCATGTCGGCGATGTGCGGTACGGACGTGCCGGCATGGATGGGCCGGCTGTTCGAGGGGCTGGACGACCGCCCCGCCGCGCGCCAGCTGGTCGCCGCGACCGTCGCCGCCGAACTCTGCCGCAAGCTCTATGCCGGCGGCGAGCGCGCGTTTCACTTCTACACGCTCAACCGCGCCGAGCTGTCCTACGCGATCTGCCATCTGCTGGGCATTCGCCCCGACCCCGCGCTTGAGGAGACAGCAGCATGA
- a CDS encoding homocysteine S-methyltransferase family protein, translating into MTTPRERLLAQAAKRILITDGAFGTEIQNWKLSEGDYAGTLGLTHDQKGNNDILAITKPDVPETITRAYLDAGSDIVSTNTFSANVISQADYGAEALVREINVESAKIARRLADEYEARDGRPRFVAGAIGPTNKTLSLSPDVNDPGFREIDFDFLKGVYRDQTDALVEGGADFILIETVFDTLNAKAGVMAVLEAQEALGRDLPIMLSMTLTDLSGRNLSGHTVEAFWHAVRHAKPVTIGLNCSFGAEQLRPHVKTLAGIADTLIMVYPNAGLPNELGAYDELPETTAALVREWADAGQVNILGGCCGSTPAHIKAIADTVRGLSPRVPASPEVRTRLAGLEPFTMAA; encoded by the coding sequence ATGACCACTCCCCGCGAACGCCTGCTGGCGCAGGCCGCCAAGCGCATCCTCATCACCGATGGCGCCTTCGGGACCGAGATCCAGAACTGGAAGCTGTCGGAGGGCGATTACGCCGGCACGCTCGGCCTGACCCACGACCAGAAGGGCAACAACGACATACTGGCGATCACGAAGCCGGACGTGCCCGAGACGATCACCCGCGCGTACCTCGACGCCGGGTCGGACATCGTGTCGACCAACACCTTTTCGGCGAATGTCATCAGTCAGGCCGACTATGGCGCCGAGGCGCTGGTGCGCGAGATTAATGTCGAGAGCGCAAAGATCGCGCGCCGCCTGGCCGACGAATATGAAGCCCGCGACGGGCGCCCGCGCTTTGTCGCCGGGGCGATCGGGCCGACCAACAAGACGCTGTCGCTTTCGCCGGACGTCAACGACCCCGGCTTCCGCGAGATCGACTTCGATTTTCTGAAGGGCGTGTACCGCGACCAGACTGATGCATTGGTCGAGGGCGGGGCCGATTTCATCCTGATCGAGACAGTGTTCGACACGCTGAACGCCAAGGCCGGCGTGATGGCGGTGCTGGAGGCGCAGGAGGCTCTCGGCCGCGACCTGCCGATCATGCTGTCGATGACGCTGACCGATCTTTCAGGCCGCAACCTCAGCGGCCACACGGTCGAGGCGTTCTGGCACGCGGTGCGCCATGCAAAGCCGGTGACGATCGGGCTCAACTGCTCGTTCGGCGCGGAACAGCTGCGCCCGCATGTGAAGACGCTAGCCGGCATCGCCGACACGCTCATCATGGTCTATCCGAACGCCGGCTTGCCCAACGAACTCGGCGCCTATGACGAACTGCCCGAGACGACCGCGGCGCTGGTGCGCGAGTGGGCCGATGCGGGGCAGGTCAACATCCTCGGCGGCTGCTGCGGTTCGACGCCCGCGCATATCAAGGCGATAGCGGACACCGTGCGCGGCCTGTCGCCGCGGGTGCCGGCCAGCCCGGAGGTCCGCACGCGGCTGGCGGGCCTCGAGCCGTTCACGATGGCGGCGTAG
- the metH gene encoding methionine synthase has protein sequence MTTTSSTSFVNVGERTNVTGSAAFKKLIMAGDYARAVEVARQQVENGAQVIDVNMDEGLLDGVEAMTTFLKLIAAEPDIARVPVMIDSSKWEVIEAGIKCVSGKPIVNSISMKEGVDQFLDHARKCMNYGAAVVVMAFDEVGQADTKERKVEICARAYDLLTDIGFPPEDIIFDPNVFAVATGIEEHNNYGVDFIEATREIKARCPHVHISGGLSNLSFSFRGNEPVRRAMHSVFLYHAIPAGMDMAIVNAGQLDIYDQIDPELRTACEDVILNRDPDAGERLVALAEKYRGTDAVAEKAAAEWRSLPVTKRLEYALVKGIDAHVVEDTEECRLAFARPIEVIEGPLMDGMNVVGDLFGSGKMFLPQVVKSARVMKKAVAHLLPFIEAAKEPGAKGKGKVVMATVKGDVHDIGKNIVGVVLQCNGFEVVDLGVMVPWSKILEAANENDADMIGLSGLITPSLDEMVTVAEEMKRAKMTMPLLIGGATTSKVHTALRIAPAYDGPVVHVLDASRAVGVATTLVSDTIRDDFVAKTDADYAAVRAAREGKGQNDLLPLAKARANPFHADMGLKPGTPAKPGIHVFRDWDLADLREVIDWTPFFRAWELAGNYPAILNDPVVGESATSLFTDAQAMLDKIIAEKWLTARGVAGLWPCVRHGDDVFVDREGVWSAEELGALEYLGLAENDDLVRLPFLRQQIAKREGRPNMCLADFIDGDGDWIGGFAVSIHGIEPHLVRFKAGIDDYSDILLKALADRLAEAFAERLHSHVRTDLWGYAAGEQLTNEALIREQYRGIRPAPGYPACPEHSLKPILFDILDAHHATGATLTESFAMLPTAAVSGFYFGHPQAEYFGVARIGEDQVEDYAARRGIDRALAERYLRPNLH, from the coding sequence ATGACCACCACCTCCTCCACCTCCTTCGTCAACGTCGGTGAGCGCACCAACGTCACCGGCTCCGCGGCGTTCAAGAAGCTCATCATGGCGGGCGATTACGCGCGTGCCGTCGAGGTCGCGCGCCAGCAGGTCGAGAACGGCGCGCAGGTCATCGACGTCAACATGGACGAGGGGCTGCTCGACGGCGTCGAGGCGATGACGACGTTCCTGAAGCTGATCGCCGCCGAGCCCGATATCGCCCGCGTGCCCGTGATGATCGACAGCTCGAAATGGGAGGTGATCGAGGCGGGGATCAAGTGCGTGTCGGGCAAGCCGATCGTCAATTCGATCAGTATGAAGGAAGGCGTCGACCAGTTCCTCGATCATGCCCGAAAGTGCATGAACTACGGCGCCGCGGTCGTGGTGATGGCGTTCGACGAGGTCGGGCAGGCCGACACGAAGGAGCGCAAGGTCGAGATCTGCGCCCGCGCCTACGATCTGCTGACCGATATCGGCTTTCCGCCAGAGGACATCATCTTCGACCCCAACGTCTTTGCGGTCGCGACGGGGATCGAGGAGCACAACAACTACGGCGTCGACTTCATCGAAGCGACGCGCGAGATCAAGGCGCGTTGCCCGCACGTCCACATCTCGGGCGGGCTCTCCAACCTGTCGTTCAGCTTCCGCGGCAATGAGCCGGTGCGCCGCGCGATGCACAGCGTGTTCCTGTACCACGCGATCCCGGCCGGCATGGACATGGCGATCGTCAACGCCGGGCAGCTCGACATCTACGACCAGATCGACCCGGAGCTGCGCACCGCGTGCGAGGACGTGATCCTCAACCGCGATCCCGACGCCGGCGAGCGGCTGGTCGCGCTCGCCGAGAAGTACCGCGGCACCGATGCGGTCGCGGAAAAGGCGGCGGCGGAATGGCGGTCGCTGCCGGTCACGAAGCGGCTGGAGTACGCGCTGGTCAAGGGCATCGACGCGCACGTCGTCGAGGATACCGAGGAATGCCGCCTCGCCTTTGCACGACCGATCGAGGTGATCGAAGGGCCGCTGATGGACGGCATGAACGTCGTGGGCGACCTGTTCGGATCGGGCAAGATGTTCTTGCCGCAGGTCGTCAAGTCGGCGCGCGTGATGAAGAAGGCGGTCGCCCATCTGCTGCCCTTCATCGAAGCGGCGAAGGAGCCCGGCGCCAAGGGCAAGGGCAAGGTCGTGATGGCGACCGTCAAGGGCGACGTCCACGACATCGGCAAGAACATCGTCGGCGTCGTGCTCCAGTGCAACGGCTTCGAAGTGGTCGACCTCGGCGTCATGGTGCCGTGGTCGAAGATTCTCGAGGCGGCGAACGAGAACGATGCCGACATGATCGGGCTGTCGGGCCTCATCACGCCGTCGCTGGACGAAATGGTGACCGTCGCCGAGGAGATGAAGCGCGCGAAGATGACGATGCCGCTGCTGATCGGCGGCGCCACCACGTCGAAGGTCCATACCGCGCTGCGCATCGCGCCCGCCTATGACGGGCCGGTCGTCCATGTGCTCGATGCCTCGCGCGCGGTGGGCGTTGCGACGACACTCGTCAGCGACACCATCCGCGACGATTTCGTGGCCAAGACCGACGCCGATTACGCCGCGGTCCGCGCCGCGCGCGAGGGCAAGGGGCAGAACGACCTGCTCCCGCTCGCCAAGGCCCGCGCCAACCCGTTCCACGCCGACATGGGGCTGAAGCCCGGCACGCCCGCGAAGCCCGGCATCCACGTCTTCCGCGACTGGGACCTGGCCGACCTGCGCGAGGTGATCGACTGGACGCCCTTCTTCCGCGCGTGGGAGCTCGCCGGCAACTACCCCGCGATCCTGAACGATCCGGTGGTGGGGGAAAGCGCGACGTCGCTGTTCACCGATGCGCAGGCGATGCTCGACAAGATCATCGCCGAGAAATGGCTGACCGCGCGCGGTGTCGCAGGGCTATGGCCGTGCGTGCGCCACGGCGACGACGTGTTCGTCGATCGCGAGGGCGTGTGGAGCGCCGAGGAACTGGGCGCGCTCGAATATCTCGGTCTCGCCGAGAACGACGACCTCGTCCGCCTGCCGTTCCTGCGCCAGCAGATCGCCAAGCGCGAGGGGCGGCCCAACATGTGCCTGGCCGATTTCATCGACGGCGACGGCGACTGGATCGGCGGCTTCGCGGTCAGCATCCACGGTATCGAGCCGCATCTGGTGCGCTTCAAGGCCGGGATCGACGATTACAGCGACATCCTGCTGAAGGCGCTGGCCGACCGCTTGGCCGAGGCCTTCGCCGAGCGCCTGCACAGCCATGTCCGCACCGACCTGTGGGGCTATGCCGCGGGCGAGCAGCTGACCAACGAGGCGCTGATCCGCGAACAATATCGCGGCATCCGCCCCGCGCCCGGCTACCCCGCGTGCCCCGAACACAGCCTGAAACCGATCCTGTTCGACATACTCGATGCCCATCACGCCACTGGTGCGACCCTGACCGAAAGCTTCGCGATGCTGCCGACCGCTGCGGTCAGCGGCTTCTACTTCGGCCACCCCCAGGCCGAATATTTCGGGGTGGCGCGGATCGGCGAGGATCAGGTCGAGGATTATGCCGCCCGCCGCGGCATCGACCGTGCGCTCGCCGAGCGGTATTTGCGCCCGAATTTGCACTGA
- a CDS encoding GFA family protein, translated as MPTGQCHCGAIRYEMPADVAYHALCHCTDCRRATGAPVVAWALVPRDAVTITGTPSVYASSTTAQRHFCGACGTSLFYTNETIFPGMIDVQTATLDDPDAIPLGIQVQTAEEIGWMKTAHAVPRFERYPLAP; from the coding sequence ATGCCCACGGGACAATGCCACTGCGGAGCCATCCGCTATGAGATGCCCGCCGACGTCGCCTATCACGCGCTGTGCCATTGCACCGATTGCCGCCGCGCGACCGGCGCGCCGGTCGTCGCATGGGCGCTGGTACCGCGCGACGCGGTGACGATCACCGGCACGCCCAGCGTCTATGCGTCCTCGACCACTGCGCAGCGCCATTTCTGCGGCGCGTGCGGGACCAGCCTGTTCTACACCAACGAGACGATCTTTCCGGGCATGATCGACGTGCAGACCGCGACGCTCGACGACCCCGATGCCATCCCGCTCGGCATCCAGGTCCAGACCGCGGAGGAAATCGGCTGGATGAAGACCGCGCACGCCGTGCCGCGGTTCGAACGCTACCCGCTGGCGCCCTAG
- a CDS encoding sugar porter family MFS transporter → MTTAAGERVNLAFIGAIVAVATIGGFMFGYDSGVINGTQDGLERAFDLSKLGTGLNVGAILVGCAIGAFAAGRLADMIGRRTVMMIAALLFLVSAFAAGAAPSSIVFIVARVIGGFGVGAASVLSPVYISEVTPAGIRGRLSSVQQIMIIAGLTGAFVANYVLAHTAGGSTAPLWLGYPAWRWMFWMQAIPAAVYFLALTLIPESPRYLVAKGRDAEAEAIMARLFGAREAARKVAEIRASLAADHHRPRLSDLVDRASGRVRPLVWAGIGIAVFQQLVGINIVFYYGAVLWQSVGFSENDALLINILSGTLSILACLGTIAVIDRIGRKPLLLIGSAGMAVTLAAMAACFSTATLVDGSLRLSDGTGTIALVAANAYVVFFNGSWGPVMWVMLGEMFPNQIRGSALAVAGFAQWIANFAISVSFPALAAGIGLPVTYGFYAAAALVSFFFVRAMVTETRGRELEDMPG, encoded by the coding sequence ATGACGACGGCAGCAGGGGAGCGGGTGAACCTCGCCTTCATCGGCGCGATCGTGGCGGTGGCGACGATCGGCGGGTTCATGTTCGGATACGACAGCGGCGTCATCAACGGGACACAGGACGGGCTGGAGCGCGCGTTCGACCTGTCGAAGCTCGGCACCGGGCTGAACGTCGGCGCGATCCTGGTCGGGTGCGCGATCGGTGCGTTCGCGGCGGGACGGCTGGCCGACATGATCGGGCGGCGCACGGTGATGATGATCGCGGCGCTGCTGTTCCTCGTCTCCGCCTTCGCCGCGGGCGCCGCGCCCAGCTCGATCGTCTTCATCGTCGCGCGCGTCATCGGCGGCTTCGGGGTGGGTGCGGCAAGCGTGCTGTCCCCGGTCTACATCTCCGAAGTCACGCCCGCCGGCATCCGGGGGCGGCTGTCGAGCGTGCAGCAGATCATGATTATCGCCGGGCTCACCGGGGCGTTCGTCGCCAATTACGTGCTCGCCCACACCGCGGGCGGCTCGACCGCGCCCCTGTGGCTCGGCTACCCCGCGTGGCGGTGGATGTTCTGGATGCAGGCGATCCCCGCCGCCGTCTATTTCCTGGCGCTAACGCTAATCCCCGAAAGCCCGCGCTATCTGGTCGCCAAGGGCCGCGATGCCGAAGCGGAAGCGATCATGGCGCGGCTGTTCGGCGCGCGCGAGGCGGCGCGCAAGGTGGCCGAGATCCGCGCCTCGCTCGCCGCCGACCATCACCGCCCGCGGCTGTCCGACCTGGTCGACCGCGCGTCGGGCCGGGTCCGCCCGCTCGTCTGGGCGGGCATCGGCATCGCCGTGTTCCAGCAGCTCGTCGGCATCAACATCGTCTTCTACTACGGCGCGGTGCTGTGGCAGTCGGTCGGCTTCAGCGAGAACGACGCGCTGCTCATCAACATCCTGTCGGGCACGCTCTCGATCCTCGCCTGCCTCGGCACGATCGCGGTGATCGACCGCATTGGGCGCAAGCCGCTGCTGCTGATCGGGTCGGCGGGCATGGCAGTGACGCTGGCGGCGATGGCGGCGTGTTTCTCGACCGCGACGCTGGTCGACGGGTCGCTGCGCCTGTCGGACGGCACCGGCACGATCGCGCTGGTCGCGGCCAACGCCTATGTGGTGTTCTTCAACGGCAGCTGGGGCCCGGTGATGTGGGTGATGCTGGGGGAGATGTTCCCGAACCAGATCCGCGGGTCGGCGCTGGCGGTGGCGGGCTTCGCGCAGTGGATCGCCAATTTCGCGATCAGCGTGTCGTTTCCGGCGCTCGCCGCGGGGATCGGCCTGCCGGTCACCTACGGCTTCTACGCGGCGGCGGCGCTCGTGTCCTTCTTCTTCGTGCGCGCGATGGTGACCGAGACGCGGGGCCGCGAGCTGGAGGACATGCCGGGCTAG